Proteins encoded within one genomic window of Streptomyces taklimakanensis:
- a CDS encoding PTS sugar transporter subunit IIA gives MTIVTSPLAGRAIGLAAVPDPVFSGLMVGPGTAVDPVRGQSTAVAPVDGIVVSLHAHAFVVVDDEGHGVLTHLGIDTVQLNGRGFDLVAAKGDTVRRGTPIVRWNPVEVEAAGKSPVCPVIALEAGPDSLTDVAEGVDVPAGGTLFTWR, from the coding sequence ATGACCATCGTGACGTCCCCGCTGGCCGGGCGTGCCATCGGCCTCGCGGCCGTGCCCGACCCGGTCTTCTCCGGTCTGATGGTGGGCCCCGGTACCGCCGTGGACCCGGTCCGTGGCCAGTCCACCGCCGTCGCTCCGGTCGACGGGATCGTCGTCTCCCTGCACGCTCACGCCTTCGTCGTCGTGGACGACGAGGGACACGGTGTGCTGACGCACCTCGGCATCGACACCGTGCAGTTGAACGGACGGGGATTCGACCTGGTGGCGGCCAAGGGGGACACGGTGCGCCGTGGGACTCCGATCGTCCGCTGGAACCCCGTGGAAGTCGAGGCCGCGGGAAAGTCTCCTGTCTGTCCGGTCATCGCCCTGGAGGCCGGCCCCGACTCGCTGACCGATGTCGCCGAGGGCGTCGACGTTCCCGCCGGGGGCACCCTGTTCACCTGGCGGTGA